From the genome of Populus trichocarpa isolate Nisqually-1 chromosome 15, P.trichocarpa_v4.1, whole genome shotgun sequence, one region includes:
- the LOC7454520 gene encoding uncharacterized protein At3g49055 has protein sequence METTSQNPPQPYINDLADSPTNANIIISDHHDLLSQLQSLQHSFDTIQGKSSLMEENLLLLQQQRDDALDNNSQLKLAIQKVSHERDSLRDQVRELEASFKEKEDGFVKRIDEAYLTMEKLEKEMEFLRERNDKLELEIKEARDKNGFLLKINMDLVRPVKESLVKLTECVHDGNLIERSDTEENREELDLDDELRSVWEEFKAITRLASEAESKVNEFNEMKKKEIRELESSVVSLTEENRDINSLLRVALVEKEAVERSLNKIKGNNEQKRVALLQFAERGLQRVGFGFMMGSGSNEQSMESSGAGSNTTNASAAASTKSDGSECEEEVVSLASTMERIMKNLRLENSQLRRSLEESRSDAERLQSLVQKQDKEIAENILYIKELEDRERVQAQNVEELLTEIKETEAEVVRWREACELEVEAAKKAIEEREKLVVILKQELEKTKANLEISNGKLKLKDELAVAAMAAQAAAERSLQLADSRAAGLRQRIEELTRQVEEAESKERRCNKVRHICWPWRAIKAATASTANNRVQNARRRMLPEMQALLHHNV, from the exons ATGGAAACCACCTCACAAAACCCTCCTCAGCCCTACATCAATGACCTTGCTGATTCCCCAACCAATGCCAACATCATTATCTCTGACCACCATGATCTCCTCTCTCAGCTTCAATCTCTCCAACACTCTTTTGATACCATTCAAGGAAAATCCTCCTTGATGGAGGAAAACCTACTCCTCCTCCAGCAACAAAGAGATGATGCGCTCGATAACAACTCCCAGCTCAAATTAGCTATCCAAAAAGTTTCCCACGAGAGAGACTCTCTTCGTGACCAAGTTAGAGAACTCGAGGCCTCTTTCAAGGAAAAAGAAGATGGGTTTGTTAAAAGGATTGATGAGGCATATCTGACAAtggaaaaactagaaaaagaaatggaatttCTTAGAGAGAGGAATGACAAGCTGGAGCTTGAGATAAAAGAGGCTAGGGACAAGAATGGGTTCTTGTTGAAGATCAATATGGATTTAGTAAGGCCTGTGAAGGAATCTCTGGTGAAATTAACAGAGTGTGTACATGATGGAAATTTAATTGAGAGATCTGATACTGAAGAGAACAGGGAAGAATTGGATCTAGATGATGAATTGAGGTCGGTTTGGGAGGAATTCAAGGCAATTACAAGGCTGGCAAGTGAGGCGGAATCAAAAGTAAATGAGTTCAAcgagatgaagaagaaggaaataagGGAATTGGAGAGTAGTGTGGTGAGTTTGACAGAGGAGAATCGAGACATCAATAGCTTGTTAAGGGTTGCTTTGGTGGAGAAGGAGGCTGTGGAGAGGAGTTTGAATAAGATAAAAGGGAACAACGAGCAGAAGAGGGTGGCTTTGTTGCAGTTTGCAGAACGCGGGTTGCAGAGAGTAGGATTTGGTTTCATGATGGGAAGTGGGAGTAATGAACAATCCATGGAAAGTTCAGGAGCTGGTAGCAATACCACTAATGCTTCTGCTGCTGCAAGTACTAAATCAGATGGCAGTGAATGTGAAGAGGAGGTTGTTAGTCTG GCCTCAACTATGGAGAGAATAATGAAGAATTTACGGCTCGAAAACAGTCAACTAAGGAGATCTCTGGAAGAATCTAG GTCAGATGCTGAGCGATTACAAAGCCTTGTGCAAAAACAAGATAAAGAAATTGCAGAGAACATACTGTACATAAAAGAGTTGGAAGATAGAGAGAGGGTGCAAGCTCAAAAT GTTGAGGAACTCCTGacagaaataaaagaaactgaGGCAGAGGTTGTGAGATGGAGAGAAGCTTGCGAGCTGGAAGTGGAAGCTGCGAAAAAAGCAATCGAAGAACGCGAAAAATTG GTTGTTATCTTGAAACAAGAACTGGAGAAAACAAAGGCTAATTTAGAGATATCAAATGGCAAGTTAAAGCTGAAAGATGAACTAGCAGTTGCTGCAATGGCTGCCCAGGCAGCAGCAGAGAGGTCTCTGCAGCTAGCTGATAGCAGGGCCGCAGGACTTCGTCAGCGAATTGAGGAGCTAACAAGGCAAGTAGAAGAAGCAGAGAGCAAAGAGCGGAGATGCAATAAGGTCAGGCATATATGTTGGCCATGGCGGGCCATCAAAGCGGCCACAGCTAGCACTGCAAATAATAGAGTTCAGAATGCGAGACGACGAATGCTGCCAGAAATGCAAGCCTTGCTTCATCACAATGTCTGA
- the LOC18105897 gene encoding uncharacterized protein LOC18105897 isoform X1 — MPVVTPVNSITDVMRPEEGNDSSLDTFIRDAIGRQPLLSFSRPNDKPVQWIQLLNALDQPDYPGWPLLTPLKVQMQKCSKCSREFCSSINYRRHLRVHHRLKRLDKDSGKNRDMLGAFWDKLSEDEAKEILSFKDVTLEEVPGSSIIKSLTTVIRKPVISSLTQSCWRAGSALLDLVQGRPSRCPLSSGRLFSILDDASEKTFLCGTAVLIQKYIFDGGAGKIGLETKNIVACTSFVVEQKLIKAWLADKDAEALRCQKLLVEEEEAAQRRLAELLERKRQKKLRHKEQKAKEQRQDEKVDVKECIDDTLEAVPQAEQSCPLAISDSDTLGSETLPDDVPSSLEPLLLPRTDEDVDLENQIVHGGERSKLQGNSHRHMVVTRWHAPSRSQRNSLSNVFHASQNSQAPKPGAMEKHGIQRDFKPGPMVNGNRKWSQKPKPEYYGECLKARVKKEVITEPEHEKKGEVLIGSISVTLGNCSHDESNNLDGAQDDCLVEHEISKKKNVQEKHNRPDSVQCGMNRPTVKLWRPVSRNGTKGLILVENGNRKCQPDGIDGKVEDQILFNNSSLRSCAMDDSFGGMENGSPLGDLNRGGLQFSSHEAKAFLAERWKRAIAAEHVKLALSPDYQVAANHSLDIRKQDVIGSAENQLVDVEAQESSTAGAAKAKCKTKPDKGVKLKYIPKQRSIT; from the exons ATGCCAGTTGTGACACCTGTGAACAGTATTACTGATGTGATGAGACCAGAGGAGGGGAATGATTCTTCTCTGGATACATTCATCAGGGATGCCATTGGGAGACagcctcttctttctttttcgaGGCCAAATGATAAGCCTGTTCAGTGGATCCAATTACTCAATGCTCTCGATCAGCCAG ACTACCCAGGTTGGCCTTTGCTCACTCCTTTGAAGGTGCAGATGCAAAAATGCAGCAAGTGTTCCCGAGAATTTTGTTCTTCCATTAACTATAGAAGACACTTGCGTGTTCACCATAGGTTAAAAAGACTTGATAAG GATTCTGGCAAAAACAGGGACATGTTAGGAGCATTTTGGGATAAG cTTTCTGAGGATGAGGCAAAGGAAATATTATCATTCAAGGATGTGACTTTGGAG GAAGTTCCAGGGTCTTCGATTATAAAGTCATTGACGACAGTTATTCGGAAACCAGTGATTTCTTCGCTTACTCAATCTTGTTGGAGAGCTGGTTCTGCCCTTTTG GATCTTGTCCAAGGGAGGCCCTCCAGGTGTCCTTTGTCTTCTGGACGGCTATTCAGTATTCTTGATGATGCAAGTGAAAAAACGTTTCTGTGCGGAACAGCTgtattaatacaaaaatatatttttgatggcGGGGCTGGGAAGATTGGGCTTGAAACAAAGAATATAGTTGCTTGCACAAGCTTTGTGGTGGAACAGAAATTG ATTAAAGCATGGCTTGCAGACAAGGATGCAGAAGCTTTGAGGTGCCAAAAGTTGCtcgtggaggaggaggaagccGCCCAAAGAAG GCTGGCTGAACTCTTGGAAAGGAAGAGGCAGAAAAAACTGAGGCACAAAGAACAGAAAGCGAAGGAGCAAAGGCAAGACGAGAAGGTCGATGTTAAGGAGTGTATTGATGACACTCTGGAGGCTGTGCCTCAAGCTGAACAATCTTGCCCCTTGGCTATATCTGATTCTGATACGCTTGGTTCAGAGACCCTGCCAGATGATGTCCCCTCATCTCTTGAACCCTTACTACTACCAAGAACAGATGAAGATGTTGATTTGGAAAATCAGATAGTGCATGGTGGTGAACGGTCAAAGTTACAAGGAAATAGTCATAGGCATATGGTTGTTACTCGATGGCATGCTCCTTCAAGATCACAACGGAATAGTCTGTCAAATGTTTTCCATGCAAGTCAAAATTCTCAAGCTCCAAAACCTGGCGCCATGGAGAAGCATGGAATTCAAAGGGATTTTAAGCCTGGGCCCATGGTCAATGGCAATAGAAAGTGGAGCCAAAAACCTAAACCAGAATATTATGGGGAGTGTCTTAAAGCTAGAGTAAAAAAGGAAGTAATAACTGAACCAGAGCATGAGAAGAAGGGGGAGGTTCTGATTGGCTCTATATCTGTCACTCTTGGAAATTGTAGCCATGATGAAAGTAACAACTTGGATGGAGCCCAGGATGATTGCCTTGTAGAGCATGAaatttcaaagaagaaaaatgtgcAGGAGAAGCACAACAGACCTGATTCTGTTCAATGTGGCATGAATCGGCCAACAGTAAAGCTTTGGAGGCCTGTTAGTCGAAATGGAACAAAAGGTCTAATACTAGTTGAGAATGGCAATAGAAAATGCCAACCCGATGGCATTGATGGTAAGGTTGAGGATCAGATCTTGTTCAATAACAGCTCTCTAAGATCATGTGCCATGGATGATAGCTTTGGTGGGATGGAGAATGGTTCTCCACTGGGGGATCTTAACCGAGGAGGCTTGCAGTTCTCAAGCCATGAAGCAAAGGCTTTTCTTGCAGAGA GGTGGAAGCGGGCCATTGCTGCTGAACATGTGAAATTGGCTCTATCCCCAGACTATCAAGTTGCTGCAAATCATTCATTGGATATTAGAAAGCAAGACGTCATTGGCAGTGCAGAAAATCAGTTGGTTGATGTGGAGGCACAAGAGTCATCAACTGCTGGAGCTGCTAAAGCCAAGTGTAAAACAAAGCCTGATAAGGGTGTCAAGTTAAAGTATATACCTAAACAAAGATCCATCACTTAA
- the LOC18105897 gene encoding uncharacterized protein LOC18105897 isoform X2, with translation MRPEEGNDSSLDTFIRDAIGRQPLLSFSRPNDKPVQWIQLLNALDQPDYPGWPLLTPLKVQMQKCSKCSREFCSSINYRRHLRVHHRLKRLDKDSGKNRDMLGAFWDKLSEDEAKEILSFKDVTLEEVPGSSIIKSLTTVIRKPVISSLTQSCWRAGSALLDLVQGRPSRCPLSSGRLFSILDDASEKTFLCGTAVLIQKYIFDGGAGKIGLETKNIVACTSFVVEQKLIKAWLADKDAEALRCQKLLVEEEEAAQRRLAELLERKRQKKLRHKEQKAKEQRQDEKVDVKECIDDTLEAVPQAEQSCPLAISDSDTLGSETLPDDVPSSLEPLLLPRTDEDVDLENQIVHGGERSKLQGNSHRHMVVTRWHAPSRSQRNSLSNVFHASQNSQAPKPGAMEKHGIQRDFKPGPMVNGNRKWSQKPKPEYYGECLKARVKKEVITEPEHEKKGEVLIGSISVTLGNCSHDESNNLDGAQDDCLVEHEISKKKNVQEKHNRPDSVQCGMNRPTVKLWRPVSRNGTKGLILVENGNRKCQPDGIDGKVEDQILFNNSSLRSCAMDDSFGGMENGSPLGDLNRGGLQFSSHEAKAFLAERWKRAIAAEHVKLALSPDYQVAANHSLDIRKQDVIGSAENQLVDVEAQESSTAGAAKAKCKTKPDKGVKLKYIPKQRSIT, from the exons ATGAGACCAGAGGAGGGGAATGATTCTTCTCTGGATACATTCATCAGGGATGCCATTGGGAGACagcctcttctttctttttcgaGGCCAAATGATAAGCCTGTTCAGTGGATCCAATTACTCAATGCTCTCGATCAGCCAG ACTACCCAGGTTGGCCTTTGCTCACTCCTTTGAAGGTGCAGATGCAAAAATGCAGCAAGTGTTCCCGAGAATTTTGTTCTTCCATTAACTATAGAAGACACTTGCGTGTTCACCATAGGTTAAAAAGACTTGATAAG GATTCTGGCAAAAACAGGGACATGTTAGGAGCATTTTGGGATAAG cTTTCTGAGGATGAGGCAAAGGAAATATTATCATTCAAGGATGTGACTTTGGAG GAAGTTCCAGGGTCTTCGATTATAAAGTCATTGACGACAGTTATTCGGAAACCAGTGATTTCTTCGCTTACTCAATCTTGTTGGAGAGCTGGTTCTGCCCTTTTG GATCTTGTCCAAGGGAGGCCCTCCAGGTGTCCTTTGTCTTCTGGACGGCTATTCAGTATTCTTGATGATGCAAGTGAAAAAACGTTTCTGTGCGGAACAGCTgtattaatacaaaaatatatttttgatggcGGGGCTGGGAAGATTGGGCTTGAAACAAAGAATATAGTTGCTTGCACAAGCTTTGTGGTGGAACAGAAATTG ATTAAAGCATGGCTTGCAGACAAGGATGCAGAAGCTTTGAGGTGCCAAAAGTTGCtcgtggaggaggaggaagccGCCCAAAGAAG GCTGGCTGAACTCTTGGAAAGGAAGAGGCAGAAAAAACTGAGGCACAAAGAACAGAAAGCGAAGGAGCAAAGGCAAGACGAGAAGGTCGATGTTAAGGAGTGTATTGATGACACTCTGGAGGCTGTGCCTCAAGCTGAACAATCTTGCCCCTTGGCTATATCTGATTCTGATACGCTTGGTTCAGAGACCCTGCCAGATGATGTCCCCTCATCTCTTGAACCCTTACTACTACCAAGAACAGATGAAGATGTTGATTTGGAAAATCAGATAGTGCATGGTGGTGAACGGTCAAAGTTACAAGGAAATAGTCATAGGCATATGGTTGTTACTCGATGGCATGCTCCTTCAAGATCACAACGGAATAGTCTGTCAAATGTTTTCCATGCAAGTCAAAATTCTCAAGCTCCAAAACCTGGCGCCATGGAGAAGCATGGAATTCAAAGGGATTTTAAGCCTGGGCCCATGGTCAATGGCAATAGAAAGTGGAGCCAAAAACCTAAACCAGAATATTATGGGGAGTGTCTTAAAGCTAGAGTAAAAAAGGAAGTAATAACTGAACCAGAGCATGAGAAGAAGGGGGAGGTTCTGATTGGCTCTATATCTGTCACTCTTGGAAATTGTAGCCATGATGAAAGTAACAACTTGGATGGAGCCCAGGATGATTGCCTTGTAGAGCATGAaatttcaaagaagaaaaatgtgcAGGAGAAGCACAACAGACCTGATTCTGTTCAATGTGGCATGAATCGGCCAACAGTAAAGCTTTGGAGGCCTGTTAGTCGAAATGGAACAAAAGGTCTAATACTAGTTGAGAATGGCAATAGAAAATGCCAACCCGATGGCATTGATGGTAAGGTTGAGGATCAGATCTTGTTCAATAACAGCTCTCTAAGATCATGTGCCATGGATGATAGCTTTGGTGGGATGGAGAATGGTTCTCCACTGGGGGATCTTAACCGAGGAGGCTTGCAGTTCTCAAGCCATGAAGCAAAGGCTTTTCTTGCAGAGA GGTGGAAGCGGGCCATTGCTGCTGAACATGTGAAATTGGCTCTATCCCCAGACTATCAAGTTGCTGCAAATCATTCATTGGATATTAGAAAGCAAGACGTCATTGGCAGTGCAGAAAATCAGTTGGTTGATGTGGAGGCACAAGAGTCATCAACTGCTGGAGCTGCTAAAGCCAAGTGTAAAACAAAGCCTGATAAGGGTGTCAAGTTAAAGTATATACCTAAACAAAGATCCATCACTTAA
- the LOC7454521 gene encoding uncharacterized protein LOC7454521, whose product MSGGVGPTCNDISLPNEREQEQKLQEDLASLKNPKSTTTSKKAGFLSFRQLNVLAVMTVFAASGMVSPEDFAFVVFSIIYLYFFSKVAFPTTNPPRDSVVFDPKNKILRLYVFVGAIIGLFLPIAYIFEGIFEGDKEGIKAAAPHVFLLAAQVFMEGVASSDRFSIPIRVFVPVFYNSRRIFTLVDWLRDEISKAEQDYGGSTWRLHIGRALAVANLAFWCFNLFGFLLPVYIPRAFKKYYSGFKVKD is encoded by the coding sequence ATGTCAGGTGGTGTTGGTCCAACATGTAATGACATAAGCCTTCCAAACGAAAGAGAACAAGAACAGAAGCTCCAAGAAGACCTTGCTTCCTTGAAAAACCCTAAAAGCACTACCACTTCAAAGAAAGCTGGTTTCTTGAGCTTTCGTCAACTAAATGTTCTTGCTGTTATGACTGTCTTTGCTGCGAGTGGGATGGTAAGCCCTGAAGACTTTGCATTTGTTGTCTTCTCCATCATTTACTTGTACTTTTTCTCCAAAGTTGCATTCCCGACCACCAACCCTCCTAGAGACTCTGTAGTTTTCGATCCGAAAAACAAGATTCTTCGCCTATACGTGTTTGTGGGTGCTATTATTGGACTCTTTCTCCCCATAGCATACATCTTTGAAGGCATTTTCGAGGGAGATAAAGAAGGGATCAAGGCAGCAGCGCCGCATGTTTTTCTCCTAGCAGCTCAGGTTTTCATGGAAGGAGTGGCATCTTCTGACAGGTTTTCGATCCCAATTCGTGTTTTCGTGCCTGTGTTTTATAATTCAAGGAGGATTTTCACACTTGTGGATTGGTTGAGGGATGAGATCTCAAAGGCGGAACAGGATTATGGAGGATCTACTTGGAGGCTCCATATTGGTAGAGCTCTTGCTGTGGCTAACCTGGCCTTTTGGTGCTTCAATCTTTTCGGCTTCTTGTTGCCTGTTTATATCCCTAGAGCCTTCAAGAAGTACTACTCTGGATTCAAGGTCAAGGATTAA
- the LOC7454522 gene encoding SKP1-like protein 21 has product MSEAGMTVVKPQMKSYIWLQTADGSIQQVEEEVAMFCPMICREIIQTGMGSSKNYAISLPQRVNPAILGLILDYCRFHQVPGRSNKERKTFDEKFIRMDTKRLCELTSAADSLQLKPLVDLTSRALARIIEGKTPEEIRETFHLPDDLTEEEKLEPLRNITDDPRIRLLNRLYARKRKELKEREKLKDVEVEEERADDRSVEDLLSFINGADGDSKGCRTSKNKKKNRRKKDQSKDSSSNNSNENQKKESDTLPSACPNDEVSDILAASPSRTSNSQDFDDAGIDDDLDPAKMEELDREVEDFARRLNSDWPERMQEILSLGPERRLVSMNVNGSLRRYSGLDRR; this is encoded by the exons ATGTCAGAAGCTGGAATGACTGTAGTGAAACCCCAG ATGAAGTCTTACATTTGGCTCCAAACTGCTGATGGTTCTATCCAACAAGTAGAAGAAGAGGTAGCCATGTTTTGCCCCATGATATGCCGAGAAATTATTCAAACAGGCATGGGATCGTCCAAGAATTATGCTATATCACTTCCTCAACGAGTGAATCCTGCCATTTTGGGCTTAATACTTGATTACTGCCGGTTTCATCAAGTACCGGGTCGCTCTAATAAG GAGCGAAAAACTTTTGATGAAAAGTTCATTCGGATGGATACAAAAAGATTATGTGAGTTGACATCTGCTGCAGACAGCCTCCAGTTGAAACCTTTGGTTGATCTTACAAGCCGTGCGCTTGCTCGAATTATTGAAGGGAAAACTCCCGAGGAGATACGTGAAACATTTCATTTGCCCGATGATCTCACAGAG GAAGAAAAATTGGAGCCTCTTAGAAACATCACTGATGATCCGCGAATCCGGCTTCTAAATCGATTATATGCAAGAAAGCggaaagaattaaaagagagagaaaaattgaag GATGTTGAGGTTGAGGAGGAGCGTGCAGATGACCGCTCAGTTGAGGATCTCCTATCATTTATAAATGGTGCAGATGGAG ATTCAAAGGGGTGTAGAACgagtaagaataaaaagaaaaaccggAGAAAAAAAGATCAATCAAAAGATTCCTCCTCAAACAATtcaaatgaaaaccaaaagaag GAGTCAGACACTCTCCCTTCTGCTTGCCCTAATGATGAGGTTAGCGATATTTTGGCAGCCTCTCCTAGTAGAACTTCAAATTCTCAAGACTTTGATGATGCTGGCATTGATGATGATTTAGATCCTGCAAAGATGGAGGAACTTGACAG GGAGGTTGAGGACTTTGCTCGTAGATTAAATTCGGATTGGCCAGAAAGGATGCAGGAAATATTGTCTTTGGGCCCAGAAAGAAGGCTTGTATCTATGAATGTCAATGGATCTTTACGTAGATATTCAg GTTTGGACCGGAGATAA
- the LOC7474057 gene encoding short-chain dehydrogenase TIC 32, chloroplastic, with translation MWLFNRKGSSGFSSSSTAEEVTHGVDASGLTAIVTGASSGIGTETARVLALRGVHVIMGVRNMAAGRDVKEAIVKEIPSAKVDAMELDLSSLASVRNFASDFNSSGHPLNLLINNAGIMAPPFMLSKDNMELQFATNYLGHFLLANLLLDTMKKTALESNREGRIINVSSEFHRYPYPEGIRFDKINDQSGYKKFQAYGQSKLANVLHANELMRRFKEDGVNITANSLHPGVIATNLFRHNTSLADDNPIRVFLESAARLVLKNVQQGAATTCYVALNPQVKGASGEYFSGCNLTKASSMAKDAELAKKLWDFSMNLVE, from the exons ATGTGGTTGTTTAACAGGAAAGGATCATCTGGGTTCTCTTCGTCTTCCACGGCTGAGGAAGTCACTCATGGGGTCGATGCCTCTGGCCTCACTGCCATTGTTACAG GAGCATCTAGTGGTATTGGCACTGAGACCGCACGAGTTCTTGCATTGCGTGGTGTCCATGTTATTATGGGGGTCAGGAATATGGCTGCTGGAAGAGATGTCAAAGAAGCAATAGTTAAGGAAATACCCTCGGCCAAAGTTGATGCCATGGAATTGGACCTAAGTTCTCTGGCATCTGTGAGGAATTTTGCATCGGATTTCAATTCCTCTGGTCATCCATTGAACCTCTTAAt TAACAATGCAGGAATCATGGCGCCACCATTCATGCTCTCCAAAGACAACATGGAGCTACAGTTTGCAACAAATTACCTGg GACATTTTCTTTTGGCTAATCTTTTGTTGGATACCATGAAGAAAACAGCACTTGAAAGTAACAGAGAAGGAAGAATTATAAATGTTTCCTCAGAGTTTCACCGTTACCCATATCCTGAAGGGATTcgttttgataaaatcaatgaTCAGTCAGG GTATAAAAAATTCCAGGCATATGGCCAGTCCAAGCTTGCTAATGTGCTGCATGCTAATGAACTCATGAGACGATTCAAG GAGGATGGAGTAAACATTACTGCAAATTCACTGCATCCTGGAGTAATCGCCACCAATCTTTTCCGTCATAATACAAGTCTTGCCGATGACAATCCCATAAGAG TCTTCCTTGAGTCGGCTGCCAGGCTTGTTCTAAAAAATGTCCAGCAG GGTGCTGCAACAACGTGCTATGTGGCATTGAATCCACAAGTAAAGGGCGCAAGTGGTGAATATTTTTCAGGTTGTAATTTGACCAAAGCATCCTCAATGGCTAAAGATGCTGAGTTAGCGAAGAAACTTTGGGATTTCAGCATGAATTTGGTTGAATAA